The genomic stretch TCTTACATCTTCTACTGTCCTAGGTTCTTTTCCCTCAATATCAGATATTATCTGGGCTAGTCTCGAATCATGCATTTCATCTCTAATCCATACTGCAAAATCGTTATGCATATCTTCTGGGATTACATGACTTGAAAATAGTGGATGGAAGATATGATAGAATATTGAAAGCCCGTCTACTCTTTTAATCCCAGAAATCAAATCATCCACAGTATACGCCTTTATTCCAGCATATCTAGGTGGATAGTAAGCTGCCTCAAATTCAAAAGGCTTTTGTGCAGGTTTATCTAATAACTCTTTGCTAATCATAGAAGTATTGTTATATACAAAACATTTAAAACTATTATCTTAAATAAACTCAGTTTTTCCAGCGTAAATCATCGATCTTTCGACCCTCTTATCATCATCAAAAATTTTTATTCTCAATAGCAGATATATATGTTGCGGCCGTAGTCTAGGCTGGATTAGGACGCCGGCCTCCCAAGCCGGTGATCCCGGGTTCAAATCCCGGCGGCCGCATTAGGGGGATTCGTCCCCCTAATACCCCCTCTTTTTCTTTCAGATAAGTTTCCACAACGTCAGCTAAAGGACCAACATAAGTTTCCTTTACCTCACCGTTTATCGTTTCCAATTTATAGACATAATACCGCCCTTTTCTTTCACGTAAAATATAATCGCCAAATTTATATCTACGTTGCTTATCCGTCATTTCGCCTCAAGTATTATGGTTGCCAATTCGCGTTTATAAGCTTTGGCAACCCGTAAAATTTTGCCGTCAAAAAGCGTTGAATTGAAAGAAGACGGCAAAGATTCCTTAGCGACGCAAAAAATTGAATTTCGAAACCCACTGCAAAGTAGAAAAATTCAAAGCGACTTAAGGAATTCTTCGCTAACTAAAAACTCACGCCCGTTACGTCGTATCAGATAATAAACGCCCGGCAAATATTTCCTACCATACGTAAAATACCCGTCGCCTTTTGTGACGCTAACGCCGTTCGTTTTCAGTTCGCCTTTCGTTGTAAGCCAAACCCAACCCACGATTTCATAGTCATCATCGCTCTTAATCACGCGGATTATTGGCGGGTCTACAGTACGGTCTATGTAACATTTCGCCTTTCTAAGACAATATTGTTGGTCGGGGTCATTAGGGTCGTATCGCTTTCCGTCATTTAGCGTTAACATACTCAACGCCGTCAATTACGTTGAATGTGACCAGGTCTTTCGCCTTTAACTTATCGATAATATCGTCGCCGAACCAACCCGTTAAGTCAGTAGTAAGCGTCCAACCATGTTCTTTCAAGTATTTATACGCCTCAGCAACGCTATCAGTTTCGCCGTCGCCTCTTGACATTCCGTTTCCGTCATTCCCTGACACGGCATTTCCCGTATCGACTCTTCCGTCAGCGTCAGAGCGAAATTTGCTATCAATCGCCCCTATCAGTTCGCCCTTATCGTCACGAACTGTAACTACGCCCCCAACATTGTTGACCAACGCCTTAATTTGTCTACCTAACGGTGTTAGATACCATATGTAAGTCCTGTTGTCAGCCTTTTCACCCTCGACCAGACCCTTACGTTCTAAGTTCTTCAGCACGTTAATCGCGTACTGCTTAGACACCTTCAGCTTATCCGCGACCTCAGAAGACTTTAGCCCGCTATCGTCCGGTAACGCCTCTATGAACTCTACGTCACGTTCTGACAGACCTAAGCCGTTATATAGTAGGTCTAACTGGAAGTTTTCCGAAACGAAATACCAATCATCTAATGTTGCCTCGGTCCTTCCACGCATTATCGCGGTCACGATTATTAAGTTACGGGCGACTTCCACAGTACGGTTTAACGGCTCTCTAGTGTACTCCTTTAGTTTCCTCATGAAGTTAATTACCGCATTCGTTACGTCTTCCGGTATCTTAGCGTATGCCGGTCTAGTTAATAACCACACTTTGAATACCATGGCGTCAACTTGATCAACGTCGTTCTTACCCCTATTCATTATAGCCTTCCATATCTTATCCTCTACGCTCTGGTCAGTCCTCACGTAAACTTTCAACATACGGTTAAAGATTTGCTCTTTGTCAACGTCAATAGTATCTACAACGGACGTAGTTATTACCGCGGGCTGACCCTCAATACACCTAGTACGGCTAACTAAATGCTCTTCACCGTCTTCACCAACCGCTTTTTCCGTCACCGTAGTACAGACTTTCTCTTCCGTCATTAGTTCGCGTAAATAGTTCATGTTTTGGCGGTCTATTTGTTCGATAAACAAGACGCGACCGTCGAACGTATCAATAGGCAAATAACCTAAAGCGTTCTGTGTAACCCTAGTTGAAGGTATAGCGATATCATCAGCGAACTTTAGCACGCTCTTAACCGTTGATGATTTACCCGTACCACTACCGCCAACTACCATAACGTGAATACGGCTCATTCCCATAACCCTTTCCATTCTCGTCGAGACTAACGATAAGAACGTCAATAACTTCAGCCTATCGTACCCTACTATCTCTTTCGTACGCGACATTATCCAGGCTATGGGGTCTTTCTCGATTTCCGCCAAACGGTCAGCGTACTTTTCGCGGACATAATCGGTCAGCGGTACCTCTTCCGGCGTTACGTACTCTTCTCTCAGTTCACTAATCTTAGCCATGATGTCCTTACTTGACGGGCTATAATGTGTCGCTTTCGCTATCTCTTTAACCGCATCGCGACAGTCGTCAACGCATTCCTTCACTATACTCTTATATTTTAATATGAATTTGATTTGGCGGACGCGGGTTACCTTATCGCCCTCAATATACTCCTTAAATTGACCGGTATCGTAAACGTCAATAGTAACTTTACGCCCGTCCTCACTCTCAACTACGTCGCGGTCTATGAGCCTAGCGGAAATTCTATTTTTCTCAGTTTCATGCGACTGAGATTTATTGGAATTGTCAACAGAAACCCCGGGGGATTCCCCGGTTTCCCCGGTTTCCCCGGGTCTATCCGGGGATTCCGGGGATTCACCCCCAATTTTTGTTGACGATTTCACTTTTTCGCGTTTGTCCGCAATTTTTTCAACACGTTCTTTTTTCTCATCTTCGGCGGAATTTTTTGAATTTTCGTTAGGGGCGTTCTGGCGACGTTTTTGATAGCGTTCCCACGCGTCTCTGATTAGTTTCTCTACTACTTCTTCCGGCAAATCCTTCAGCTTAGTTTTACCGTCAATCTTCATTACCGTTCACCTCTTCATTCATGAAGTCTTCAATATCGTCCGGGTTTTCGATTATCGCGTACATGTCAAGATAGTATAGTACCTTCCCGTCCTTCTCTTTCTTCTCACAGACTACGCCGATAATTTCGCCGTTATCTAACGCTTTCATAAAGTCCTTATCCTTCTCAACCACGCCCGGTAGTAGTAACGTCCCCCTACCCTCAGTATACTTTTTGCCGTTGAAGTCTTTGAACACGCCCGCGTAGATTTTGATAGGTACCGCTATGAACCCGCTCTTAGTCTTGTGCCAATCGTCTACCGCTTTGAATACTACCCTCTCGGACGCGATACGTAAAAAAATTCCGTTATCTTTAATATTTAGGTTTTTGTAATTGAACTTGGACATAGCTATCCACCTACTTTTTTCCGATTACGTGACGAAACGAGAAAAAATCGGATTAACTTATGAAGACACCTCTACGCCTAATTCTTTTGCAAATTTCTTTAACGCAATCTTTACTACATCAGACTCTGAGATGTCGTACCTTTTTGCGATTTCCTTCAATAGTCTCTTATCTTCTTCCCTTAAGCGGATATGGGCGAACGGTTTGTTTGACGCCATGTTAGTCACGGGAATAAGCATAGTGTGAAACTTTATAAAGGGCCCCCGTTTCAAAATTTTCCAGAATCGGCTTTCAACAACACGCTTAATTTCTTCTTGTAATTCTTTTTAAGAATTTCCAAGATATCCTCTAAGTACTCGTCAATTATATCTTCTAGGTCTTGTTCGTCGAATTCGACCTCATCTACCGTGTATTCGTGATCAGCCTCATAATCGTCACAATAAACTACAGTTTCGCCAAATTCTTTTTCCGCATAACACAGCTCTTCTATAGACCTACGACTTACGAAAACCGGTACTATCATTTAGTTCACCTCAACGACTTCTAACTTATCGCTCTGTAGTCTCATCTTCACGCTGAACATTAACCTATCTTTCTCATAAACCTTAACGAGTACCGTGCTATCGTTAATTATGAAGTAGTCGTAGTAGTCGTAAGCCCTCATGTGGTCATTTAGCGTGTTTTCTATCAGCTCTTCTACGTTATCCCAATCGGTATGAAGTAGGCTCTTCATAACTCTCTCACCTGGGATACCCCTAAGACCCCACTCCTATTCTCGTAAATCCTATCTACGATTTCCTTCATTTCGGGGTAGTTCTCGTTCAGAAAGCTCATGAACTTCTCAGCCTCAACGTCGTTTTGCGGTCTCAGTAATACAAACGCCTTAGCTAAGTACTCTACGTCGACTTCCGCATCTGGAATATCCGCTTTAACCCTCTCGTAGAACGTCTTCACGGCTTTGACGGCTGAAGGAGTTAGGTAAAAAACAGACTCGTTTACCTTAACCCAATTATCCCCGAATTGGATTTGCGTGGACATATTCGCACGCCCAATTAAACAATAGTTTACCCGCATATTTAAACTTTTCGCCCGCAATTTTTATATACTGGTTCGTAAGAATATTAGTACATGAAACCGAGAGTTCATAAGGGCGGTAAGCCTGGACAAGAAACCTACTACCTCAACATACCGCGTGAAATCGTTACATCACTCGATATAAAACCAGATGATGAGTTTGAGCTTAAAGTTGAAACCAAAGACGGTGAAATAACCCTATGCTATAAAAGGGTTAAGAAAGCCACATGATTTTTTCTCGTAAATCTATTAACATGGGACGATAACGCGACGATAATAACTCCTTAAATCTATTGACAAATGTTAAGAGATCTCTAAATGCGGGGCGATAATAGTGAAGAGTGAGAACTCCTTAAATCTCTTGAGAAAAATTAAGAGAATAGAGAAAAGCTCTACTCCTCACTGCAAATTATCCTCTTCCCCTCAACACGAAAGCCCTTTCTTCCGCATTCTTCCAAATACTTTAATTGCTCACACGCTTCCTCATCACCCTCATCGCACTGCTCTTGTAGACTATCTTCAGCCTCTGCAAATATTGCAATTTGCTTAAGCTCTTGCCGTGCTTTGTAAGCCTTCTTTGGGTTCCTAACTTCCGGCGGTACACAAATAGTGTAAGCCATGTCTATGAAGCGGTTCAGCTTCTTCCTCTGAGCCTCTAACTCCTTAATGCGTTTATGAATCTCGAAATACTCGTTCACGAGTTGAGCTAATTCGGGGAAGTTACGCTCTAAGTTATAGTCCTTACCCCTTTCCAGTGAGCGGAATATTGGGTAGCGGTAATTCTTCACTCTCTTTCTCGTAATGTAACCCTCACCGTACTCCTTCTTCAACTCGTCTTGAGCCTTACTAATCACCATCTTCAGATAATCACGCCGTGCTTTTGCCTTCTCTAACTCCTCAATCACTTTGAGTAAGCCCGCGAAAGCCTCTAACGATTTGTCACAGATGGGGTTATGATAATTGCCTTTATCATCAACTGGCGTTACGCTCACCATTACAAATATTTCCAAATTCAAGTTAATAAATTAGCACTATTATTGAGAGAAATCACCCGTATCAACTACCTAAAAGCACGTGCTTTTTAGGCGGGATAGTAGTGGGGGTGTGGGGGTGTCCCCCACTAAGCACTATCTCAAAAACGTTAGGTACTTGATACTTTTCACGGCTCTTCCTCACTCTTACCGCGTACCTTAACTGCAATATACACTATTAAGGCGATAAAGATGGGCCAAAAATTATGGCTGAATAGGGAAATTAGGAAGACCAACAGTAGTAGGAGTAAGCCCCACCTCATTCTTTCACCATTTTGGGTAAAGTTTATTCCATTTTGGATAAGAATTCCGCGTACTTCTTGTATTCTTCTTTTGCAATTGCAAACATTGAAACGTAATGCTGAGTTAAGACACGTGAAGGCTTTCTTCCCTGAATGAAATCAATGATGTCAAAATTTATGCCTAGTTCCGCCATCTTAGACGCGACGAATTTGCGGAAGTACTTAATCGCTATCGCTTCCTCATTACGCCTCTCAAAATCCGCTATTGCCCCCCTGGTGATCTCAACGCGTCTTAACGGCGTTAAATGAAAGACGTAGAATACGCCCTTATACCCGCGTTGCCATGACAGTGGATAATAACAAACCGAACCGTCGCATATATCACGTTCCGGTTCTTTCAGAACTTTCAGAATCTCAGATAATCTTGCACCTGATTCTAACGCTAGGCGATATACTAAATACACATTCTCGCTATAGTCTTTCGCTAAATTCAGCGTATGTTTTATTTCTTCTAAAGTTGGTATATACAAATCCGCGTTAGTCTTCTTTATCTTTACGACTTTTAGAACTTTATCCGCAAAATCTTCTGAAATTATATCGCGTGACGCTAAGAATTTCGCAAATAATCTATACGCTTTTTGAGAATTCCTAGTTTCGCGGTACGACTTTTGTAACGCGGAAACGTATTCCTTTGCCGTTTTTTCACTAATCTTCCTTTCGCCCGTTAGCCAATCGTAAAACGCCTTTAAGTTGCCGGGCGTCGCGTACTGTCGTAAATTGGCAACCAACGCTATTTTACGTCGTTGGAAATCGCTTTTTCCGCCTCCCAAGCCGGTAATCCCGGGTTCAAATCCCGGCGGCCGCAATTTTTACGATTCTCTTTTTTAAGACTCTTCAAACGATGTAACGCAAAAAGTTAGATTTGAAACAAAATGTTTAAACTCTGTTTGTTTAAATTTATATGAATTTGTAGGGACCTCTGGAGACCCTATCTCATCGAACCCAATTAGGGTCTCTCAATAGAGTGTCGCCCGGTCCCCATATAAAAAATAACCATTAAACCTTTAAATTCATGTATCATATATTATTATGCCGCCGTAGCTCAGCCCGGGAGAGCGCCCGGCTGAAGACCGGGTTGTCCGGGGTTCAAGTCCCCGCGGCGGCACTTATTACATAAGGTGTCTCCTGTTGTATAAAGTACTTATCGTAAAAATAACCAGTATTGATAGAAGTATAATTAATGAAATAACTAATCATCTTTCACAACTAGGATTTCATGTAGATGTGTTGAATCAAATAGAACATATAAATATATCTTATTTTGATTGGCAAAGATCGCAATACGATGCTGAAAAAATACTAGAGTATTTATCTTCTAAGTTTGATAAATTTCCATATGATGCAATTATAGCTATAGGAGATATAGATGCTTATGCGAGAGGTTTGAATTTTGTTTTTGGTCTTTCTACTAGGAAATTTGGTACTGTTTTTCTTGTAAGGTTAAAAAATGATTTTTACAAGAAAAAATGTAATTTCGAACTATTTATAGAGAGAGTTAAAAAAGAAGTAACGCATGAATTAGGCCATACGTTAGGTCTAGGTCACTGTTCAAATCCCACATGTGTAATGAGGTTTAGTAATTCCATTACAGAAGTAGATAATAAATCAGCATTTTTCTGTGAAGAATGTAGATTAAAATTAAATATCAATTACAAAAGTTAAAATATAATAATCTCCTTTATTTTCTATTTTCATCTCATGATATGTCATAGCTTTAACTACAGTTCTCCTTTCATGTTTGTTTGGGTCGAATTTTTCACCCCAGGCTTTTCCTTCAAGAGTTAAGTTTTTTTCATCGATATTCACATGGAACTTACTAAATAACATGATTTCAGAATCGTAGTACACTAATAAGCTCTCAATCCATCTATATAATAAATTCTCTAAATCATATCCGTCTATTTTAACTTCTCTCATTTCTCTTGGTTCAACTTTACTTGTGTCAGTCATAACTTCAAAAACAGCTACTGCCGCATTTTCAAATGCCTCATTTAAATTTCTTCCATAAGCTCGTATACCTATATCAGCAGTATGTTCAAAGAACTCAAATTTTTGCATAAAAATATAAAGGCTAGTAGGAATTTATTTTTAATTGATGTGTAATGGGTGGAAGACAAAGAACAACTCTATTTATGACAAAAGAAGTAAAAAAAGAAGCTAAAAAAGGAGTTACTACACAACAAACTTCTCAAAAATAAATCTTATTCCAAGTAGTATTGCTAAAGATAAGATAATCCCTGTAATTAGATATTCTATATTTTTTGTATAGTAGTATACTATTGCTGAGTTAATTACTATGAGGAATGATACTACTTCATAGCTTTTCATCTTTATCACACTATATCAATTAAAAATGGTACTCTACTTCCATAACCACCTATTGTATTTCCTAAACCAATGCTTAATCCGCTCAATAATATGATATAACTTGTGGGTGCGAGCAAATTGGCTATAAAAATCTCGGGGATTTCATATTGCAATACTATTGAGATATTAGGGGACGATGATAGGTGAATATTAAGAATATTTAGGTCCAATTGTGTAAGGAAAATAGGTAAATAGGGTAATCCTATATAAAATACTATTGAAGATGCTATAAATGAAGCACCTATAGCTCTACCTATCCTAAATGGTATTGCCATTAATAATATTCCCATGGCTATAAATAATCCAGAATATTGATATATCATTTGAGAGATTATAGTGAGAAATTCAATAAATGATGTAGCCATAGATAAG from Sulfolobus sp. S-194 encodes the following:
- a CDS encoding helix-turn-helix domain-containing protein, whose product is MKIDGKTKLKDLPEEVVEKLIRDAWERYQKRRQNAPNENSKNSAEDEKKERVEKIADKREKVKSSTKIGGESPESPDRPGETGETGESPGVSVDNSNKSQSHETEKNRISARLIDRDVVESEDGRKVTIDVYDTGQFKEYIEGDKVTRVRQIKFILKYKSIVKECVDDCRDAVKEIAKATHYSPSSKDIMAKISELREEYVTPEEVPLTDYVREKYADRLAEIEKDPIAWIMSRTKEIVGYDRLKLLTFLSLVSTRMERVMGMSRIHVMVVGGSGTGKSSTVKSVLKFADDIAIPSTRVTQNALGYLPIDTFDGRVLFIEQIDRQNMNYLRELMTEEKVCTTVTEKAVGEDGEEHLVSRTRCIEGQPAVITTSVVDTIDVDKEQIFNRMLKVYVRTDQSVEDKIWKAIMNRGKNDVDQVDAMVFKVWLLTRPAYAKIPEDVTNAVINFMRKLKEYTREPLNRTVEVARNLIIVTAIMRGRTEATLDDWYFVSENFQLDLLYNGLGLSERDVEFIEALPDDSGLKSSEVADKLKVSKQYAINVLKNLERKGLVEGEKADNRTYIWYLTPLGRQIKALVNNVGGVVTVRDDKGELIGAIDSKFRSDADGRVDTGNAVSGNDGNGMSRGDGETDSVAEAYKYLKEHGWTLTTDLTGWFGDDIIDKLKAKDLVTFNVIDGVEYVNAK
- a CDS encoding CopG family transcriptional regulator, translated to MASNKPFAHIRLREEDKRLLKEIAKRYDISESDVVKIALKKFAKELGVEVSS
- a CDS encoding AbrB/MazE/SpoVT family DNA-binding domain-containing protein; the protein is MKPRVHKGGKPGQETYYLNIPREIVTSLDIKPDDEFELKVETKDGEITLCYKRVKKAT
- a CDS encoding integrase, with the translated sequence MVANLRQYATPGNLKAFYDWLTGERKISEKTAKEYVSALQKSYRETRNSQKAYRLFAKFLASRDIISEDFADKVLKVVKIKKTNADLYIPTLEEIKHTLNLAKDYSENVYLVYRLALESGARLSEILKVLKEPERDICDGSVCYYPLSWQRGYKGVFYVFHLTPLRRVEITRGAIADFERRNEEAIAIKYFRKFVASKMAELGINFDIIDFIQGRKPSRVLTQHYVSMFAIAKEEYKKYAEFLSKME
- a CDS encoding archaemetzincin family Zn-dependent metalloprotease; amino-acid sequence: MYKVLIVKITSIDRSIINEITNHLSQLGFHVDVLNQIEHINISYFDWQRSQYDAEKILEYLSSKFDKFPYDAIIAIGDIDAYARGLNFVFGLSTRKFGTVFLVRLKNDFYKKKCNFELFIERVKKEVTHELGHTLGLGHCSNPTCVMRFSNSITEVDNKSAFFCEECRLKLNINYKS
- a CDS encoding archease — protein: MQKFEFFEHTADIGIRAYGRNLNEAFENAAVAVFEVMTDTSKVEPREMREVKIDGYDLENLLYRWIESLLVYYDSEIMLFSKFHVNIDEKNLTLEGKAWGEKFDPNKHERRTVVKAMTYHEMKIENKGDYYILTFVIDI
- the cedA2 gene encoding Ced DNA import system-associated protein CedA2, producing the protein MKSYEVVSFLIVINSAIVYYYTKNIEYLITGIILSLAILLGIRFIFEKFVV
- the cedA gene encoding DNA import protein CedA; this translates as MWNIFDFLFYAQILASLTYSLGALFYALPIPVYGVKKWGPRMITDSIYIVVWITIYTVVLSLMQQLLTLLGASWSSYFQWLYAVENYDIIQYEIIEAIINAMQYVSGTFAPFMLFTFLLSMATSFIEFLTIISQMIYQYSGLFIAMGILLMAIPFRIGRAIGASFIASSIVFYIGLPYLPIFLTQLDLNILNIHLSSSPNISIVLQYEIPEIFIANLLAPTSYIILLSGLSIGLGNTIGGYGSRVPFLIDIV